One window of the Amblyraja radiata isolate CabotCenter1 chromosome 41, sAmbRad1.1.pri, whole genome shotgun sequence genome contains the following:
- the LOC116967913 gene encoding LOW QUALITY PROTEIN: interferon regulatory factor 2-binding protein-like A (The sequence of the model RefSeq protein was modified relative to this genomic sequence to represent the inferred CDS: deleted 1 base in 1 codon), whose protein sequence is MGSAPPPPPGSSSASSASSSGGRRHSCYLCDLPRMPWAMIWDFSQAVCRGCVNYEGADRIERVIEQARHLKRAHGLPQAQAQVQAQAQAPPPRSPAPRHPHRLLQLPDYPPPGPGPGPVPPRTLLGPAALLGLNPMGLEPGRRPELERALRDKPGPPPAEPLAELGRALRHRAEEWAGRPAAVRDSLLGLSECAPVALRLRAEPSLGARVLAFDAAERPQDRALELRLLVEYPPGSGSVHCGAAEACRRMLGDCNKERACSPGLEGLEYQRRPGGNSADWRPLSHLLTEGARLFKEPVPAELMPESQAGGLGLPRAGHRRRKASPDGEPEAGKAAAGDGHSWASLAEGAVGQSPVALVSSSASDPKDGGQAVHSTTALGQRRLTPRNGEPGAPEAGQACEPQGAPDSSNGPLCCTICHQRLEDTHFVQCPSVPAHKFCFPCSRESIKAQGAGGEVYCPSGEKCPLVGSSVPWAFMQGEIATILAGDIKVKKERDP, encoded by the exons atgGGCTCAGCGCCGCCGCCTCCACCCGGCTCCAGCTCGGCATCATCAGCATCATCATCAGGTGGTCGCCGCCACTCGTGCTACTTGTGCGACTTGCCGCGAATGCCGTGGGCGATGATCTGGGACTTCTCACAGGCCGTGTGCCGCGGCTGCGTCAACTACGAGGGCGCCGACCGCATCGAGCGGGTGATCGAGCAGGCGAGGCACCTGAAGCGGGCGCACGGACTACCACAGGCCCAGGCTCAGGTacaggcccaggcccaggccccgCCGCCGCGTTCTCCCGCTCCCCGGCACCCGCACCGCTTGCTGCAGCTGCCCGACTACCCACCGCCGGGGCCCGGTCCCGGGCCTGTACCTCCCCGCACTCTCCTCGGGCCCGCCGCGCTGCTAGGCCTCAACCCCATGGGCCTAGAGCCCGGCCGCCGGCCCGAGTTGGAGCGGGCTCTACGGGACAAGCCTGGCCCTCCTCCGGCTGAGCCGCTGGCCGAGCTAGGCCGCGCCTTGCGCCACCGAGCCGAGGAGTGGGCTGGAAGGCCGGCCGCCGTCAGGGACTCTCTCCTCGGCCTGTCCGAGTGCGCACCCGTCGCCCTCCGCCTGCGGGCCGAGCCGTCGCTGGGAGCCCGAGTCCTGGCCTTCGATGCGGCCGAGAGGCCCCAAGACCGGGCCCTGGAGTTGCGGCTGCTGGTCGAGTACCCGCCCGGCTCGGGGTCGGTGCATTGCGGGGCTGCCGAGGCCTGCCGCCGGATGCTGGGCGACTGCAACAAGGAGAGGGCCTGCAGCCCTGGCCTAGAGGGCCTGGAATACCAGAGGAGGCCTGGAGGCAACAGTGCAGACTGgaggcccctgtcccacctacTGACAGAGGGAGCCCGACTCTTCAAGGAGCCCGTGCCAGCCGAGCTGATGCCCGAGTCCCAGGCGGGCGGACTGGGGTTGCCCAGAGCCGGGCATCGCCGCCGTAAAGCTTCTCCGGACGGGGAGCCCGAAGCTGGCAAGGCGGCGGCAGGAGACGGGCATTCCTGGGCATCGCTGGCCGAAGGGGCCGTGGGTCAATCGCCCGTCGCCCTGGTCAGCAGCAGCGCTTCGGACCCCAAGGACGGTGGGCAGGCGGTCCACTCCACCACGGCGCTTGGGCAGAGGCGCCTGACGCCGCGTAACGGGGAGCCGGGAGCCCCCGAAGCCGGGCAGGCCTGCGAGCCTCAGGGGGCCCCCGATTCCTCCAACGGGCCCCTGTGCTGCACCATCTGCCACCAGCGGCTGGAAGACACCCACTTCGTCCAGTGCCCCTCCGTGCCCGCCCAC AAGTTCTGCTTCCCCTGCTCGCGGGAGAGCATCAAGGCGCAGGGGGCCGGCGGCGAGGTCTACTGCCCCAGTGGCGAGAAGTGCCCGCTGGTGGGCTCCAGCGTGCCCTGGGCCTTCATGCAGGGGGAGATCGCCACCATCCTGGCCGGCGACATCAAAGTGAAGAAGGAACGAGACCCTTGA